One region of Streptomyces davaonensis JCM 4913 genomic DNA includes:
- a CDS encoding MurR/RpiR family transcriptional regulator — protein MDAVRVALLREVLAGTEWLGATRRFAGVLRGSVVSHGGGLLLVGTPDYEPWHLAAHLVDEAAWSGTPELTPTLVRHDARTSDPAHLAVGLGRLAAARRGETLLVVSPQGPGPALLERVHDARRAGATVLALGPDEGDLVTMAHESLAVPEGTDLDLDTVQHLVSAAAGENAVPSERGRGRFRDRLSRLAESLTAPPPARW, from the coding sequence ATGGACGCCGTACGGGTCGCGCTGCTGCGCGAAGTGCTCGCCGGGACCGAGTGGTTGGGGGCCACCCGGCGGTTCGCGGGCGTGCTGCGGGGCTCGGTGGTCTCGCACGGCGGCGGACTGCTGCTGGTCGGCACCCCCGACTACGAGCCGTGGCATCTGGCGGCCCATCTGGTCGACGAGGCCGCGTGGTCGGGCACACCCGAACTGACACCGACGCTGGTACGGCACGACGCGCGCACCTCGGATCCGGCCCATCTGGCGGTCGGGCTGGGCCGGTTGGCGGCGGCGCGGCGCGGCGAGACGCTGCTCGTCGTGTCACCGCAGGGACCGGGCCCGGCGCTGCTGGAGCGGGTGCACGACGCGCGGCGGGCCGGGGCGACGGTGCTGGCACTGGGCCCCGACGAGGGCGACCTGGTGACGATGGCACACGAGTCGCTGGCGGTACCGGAGGGCACGGACCTGGACCTGGACACGGTGCAGCACCTGGTCAGCGCGGCGGCCGGCGAGAACGCGGTGCCCTCCGAGCGGGGGCGCGGCCGCTTCCGGGACCGCCTGTCCCGGCTGGCGGAATCCTTGACGGCACCGCCGCCTGCGCGCTGGTGA
- a CDS encoding sialidase family protein, translating to MSAFATVLPASVPFRAGREGYASFRIPAVVATQSGTLLAFCEGRVESARDWGHIDIVLKRSTDGGRTWGPLTVAAGNGVDLAGNPAPVVLDTGRILLVHIRSAASASEAALLRGEVSDADGRRVWVQHSDDDGVSWSEPREITESVKKPGWRWYATTPGHALQLRTGRIVVPANHTLPPTGTDTGAEAKYNSGHCLLSDDRGATWSLGYLDENTNGYINVNETTAAELPDGRVYFNTRNDSPSPGNRADAHSKDGGQTLHRPFRPQAGLDGPICQAGVLQLRDPDLLLFSGPALPDGRARMTIRVSTDSGTTWQPRVTVDGLPAAYSDLVRIDADTVGLLYETGDFGAYERIVFRRVAVTRLT from the coding sequence ATGTCTGCATTCGCCACCGTCCTGCCCGCCTCCGTCCCCTTCCGCGCGGGGCGCGAGGGTTACGCCAGTTTCCGGATCCCGGCCGTCGTGGCCACACAGTCGGGCACCCTCCTTGCCTTCTGCGAGGGGCGGGTGGAGTCCGCCCGCGACTGGGGGCATATCGACATCGTGCTGAAGCGGTCGACGGACGGGGGTCGGACGTGGGGCCCGCTGACGGTCGCCGCCGGCAACGGAGTTGACCTCGCCGGCAACCCCGCCCCCGTCGTCCTCGACACCGGGCGGATCCTCCTCGTCCACATCCGCTCCGCCGCCTCCGCCTCCGAGGCCGCCCTCCTGCGCGGCGAGGTCTCCGACGCCGACGGGCGCCGCGTGTGGGTGCAGCACAGTGATGACGACGGGGTCAGCTGGTCCGAGCCGAGGGAGATCACCGAGTCGGTCAAGAAGCCCGGCTGGCGCTGGTACGCCACCACCCCGGGCCACGCCCTCCAGCTCCGTACCGGCCGGATCGTCGTCCCCGCCAACCACACCCTGCCGCCCACCGGTACGGACACCGGCGCCGAGGCCAAGTACAACAGCGGTCACTGCCTGCTCAGCGACGACCGGGGCGCCACATGGTCGCTCGGGTATCTGGACGAGAACACCAACGGCTACATCAACGTCAACGAGACCACCGCCGCCGAACTCCCCGACGGCCGCGTCTACTTCAACACCCGCAACGACTCCCCGTCCCCGGGAAACCGCGCCGACGCCCACTCCAAGGACGGCGGGCAGACCCTCCACCGCCCCTTCCGTCCGCAAGCCGGACTCGACGGGCCCATCTGCCAGGCCGGCGTCCTCCAGCTCCGCGACCCCGACCTGCTGCTCTTCTCCGGCCCCGCCCTCCCCGACGGACGCGCCCGGATGACGATCCGCGTCTCCACCGACTCCGGCACCACCTGGCAGCCCCGCGTCACCGTCGACGGCCTGCCCGCCGCCTACTCCGACCTGGTCCGGATCGACGCCGACACCGTCGGACTCCTCTACGAGACGGGCGACTTCGGCGCCTACGAGCGGATCGTCTTCCGGCGGGTGGCCGTGACGCGGCTCACCTGA
- the npdG gene encoding NADPH-dependent F420 reductase, translating into MTSTDSAAQKAPAKDPWDLPDVSGLVVGVLGGTGPQGKGLAYRLAKAGQKVIIGSRAADRAQAAAEELGYGVEGADNAETARRSDIVIVAVPWDGHGKTLEALREELAGKLVVDCVNPLGFDKQGAYALKPEEGSAAQQAAALLPDSRVTAAFHHLSAVLLQDPEIDEIDTDVMVLGEARADVEIVQALAGRIPGMRGVFAGRLRNAHQVESLVANLISVNRRYKAHAGLRITDV; encoded by the coding sequence ATGACCTCTACCGACAGTGCTGCACAGAAGGCCCCCGCCAAGGACCCCTGGGACCTGCCCGACGTCTCCGGGCTCGTCGTCGGCGTGCTCGGCGGCACCGGCCCGCAGGGCAAGGGCCTGGCCTACCGGCTCGCCAAGGCCGGCCAGAAGGTGATCATCGGCTCGCGGGCCGCGGACCGCGCACAGGCCGCCGCCGAGGAACTCGGGTACGGCGTCGAGGGCGCCGACAACGCCGAGACCGCCCGCCGCAGCGACATCGTGATCGTCGCCGTGCCGTGGGACGGCCACGGCAAGACCCTTGAGGCACTGCGCGAGGAGCTCGCCGGGAAGCTGGTCGTCGACTGCGTCAACCCGCTCGGCTTCGACAAGCAGGGCGCCTACGCGCTGAAGCCGGAGGAGGGCAGCGCGGCCCAGCAGGCCGCGGCGCTGCTGCCGGACTCCCGGGTCACCGCCGCCTTCCACCACCTGTCGGCGGTGCTGCTCCAGGACCCGGAGATCGACGAGATCGACACCGACGTGATGGTCCTCGGCGAGGCCCGCGCCGACGTGGAGATCGTCCAGGCACTGGCCGGCCGCATCCCCGGCATGCGCGGCGTCTTCGCCGGCCGCCTGCGCAACGCCCACCAGGTCGAGTCCCTCGTCGCCAACCTGATCTCGGTCAACCGGCGCTACAAGGCACACGCGGGACTCCGCATCACGGACGTATGA
- a CDS encoding site-2 protease family protein, producing the protein MTTASRTSEQRISPVFLGITAIAAVTGWAVWTDFASSRGLAVFLFVTSAWVISLCLHEYAHARTALHAGDITVRGKGYLSLNPLAYTHALLSIVLPVVFLIMGGIGLPGGAVLIERGRIPGRWRHSLISAAGPLTNLLFAAVCTAPFWLDALDGVPDDFRFALAFLALLQVTAAILNFLPVPGLDGYGVIEPWLSYNVRRQVEPFAPFGLLFVIALLWLPAVRDGFLDVVNTILQGLGVSEVETSYGWSLYRFW; encoded by the coding sequence ATGACCACCGCCTCTCGAACGAGCGAACAGCGGATCAGCCCTGTCTTCCTCGGGATCACTGCCATCGCGGCAGTCACCGGGTGGGCGGTGTGGACTGACTTCGCGTCGTCCCGAGGGCTCGCCGTGTTCCTCTTCGTCACCTCAGCCTGGGTGATCTCGCTGTGTCTGCACGAGTACGCGCACGCCCGCACGGCGCTGCACGCGGGCGACATCACTGTGCGAGGCAAGGGCTACTTGAGCCTCAATCCTCTCGCTTATACCCACGCCCTGCTGAGCATCGTGCTCCCGGTGGTCTTCCTGATCATGGGCGGGATCGGTCTGCCGGGCGGGGCGGTCCTGATCGAGCGCGGGCGGATCCCGGGGCGCTGGCGGCACAGCCTGATCTCGGCGGCGGGCCCGCTGACGAACCTGCTCTTCGCCGCCGTGTGCACGGCGCCGTTCTGGCTGGACGCACTGGACGGCGTCCCCGACGACTTCCGGTTCGCGCTCGCCTTCCTCGCCCTGCTCCAGGTCACCGCGGCGATCCTGAACTTCCTGCCGGTGCCGGGTCTTGACGGCTACGGCGTGATCGAGCCCTGGCTGTCGTACAACGTCCGCCGCCAGGTGGAGCCGTTCGCGCCGTTCGGGCTGCTGTTCGTGATCGCGCTGCTGTGGCTGCCCGCGGTCAGGGACGGCTTCCTCGACGTGGTGAACACGATCCTTCAGGGCCTCGGCGTCAGCGAGGTGGAGACGTCGTACGGCTGGAGCCTCTACCGGTTCTGGTAG
- a CDS encoding recombinase family protein, which translates to MERSSRALIAVRLTVQTESTTSPERQLEACKSFCELRGWEIVGVAGDLSVSATAVPPWERPELSRWLDDRAPEFDVIVFWRLDRFVRRVGDLHRMIEWAESHGGKGLVSATEPFDLTSSAGKETATMIATFAQMEARAAAERVASSRAHLLTSTRWGGGSPPFGYRTYAKDGARYLEINPETADIVREAARRVIDGEPVNALCRDFEERGLPSPADTYQRNKSGKDFVWHPRTLKGILTSPTLLGWKTRSEEVPGKKYRKRVLVHDPDGRPVRVAEAVLDQDVFDCLQDALTSAASPIGRRSTTPRTPLLGVIKCGGCGKNLQLHTSRKRRRDGTYRVTEKIRCLSRIGSPACPGYVFLPDEEIVTPVLRKLVAAVGDVPVTRRVYVQSARAMGDPGNPSVDADGDHWQFVPLGSTFAERWEGMEITEFGEDLVHAGVTVRCHPRERGGPVLEIPEDFRERLAKSLR; encoded by the coding sequence ATGGAAAGATCGTCCAGGGCACTCATCGCCGTCCGATTGACTGTCCAGACCGAGTCGACAACCAGTCCTGAACGACAACTCGAAGCATGCAAGTCCTTCTGCGAGCTACGTGGTTGGGAAATCGTCGGCGTTGCCGGAGATCTGTCCGTCTCCGCCACCGCGGTGCCGCCGTGGGAGCGTCCAGAACTGTCGCGGTGGCTCGACGATCGTGCACCCGAGTTCGACGTCATCGTCTTCTGGCGGCTCGATCGCTTCGTTCGCCGAGTCGGTGACCTGCACCGGATGATCGAGTGGGCTGAGAGTCACGGTGGCAAGGGGCTGGTTTCCGCCACCGAACCGTTCGATCTCACGAGTTCGGCGGGAAAGGAGACGGCCACGATGATCGCCACATTCGCACAGATGGAAGCCCGCGCCGCCGCCGAGCGGGTCGCATCATCGCGTGCGCACCTGCTCACGTCCACACGATGGGGCGGAGGTTCACCGCCTTTCGGCTATCGCACCTACGCGAAGGACGGCGCCCGCTACCTGGAGATCAACCCGGAGACCGCAGACATCGTCCGGGAAGCCGCTCGACGTGTCATCGACGGCGAGCCGGTCAATGCCCTGTGCCGAGACTTCGAAGAACGCGGTCTTCCGTCTCCTGCGGACACATATCAACGGAACAAGTCCGGCAAGGACTTCGTCTGGCATCCCCGTACGCTGAAGGGAATCCTCACCTCCCCCACTCTGCTGGGCTGGAAGACGCGCAGCGAGGAAGTCCCCGGCAAGAAGTACCGGAAGCGCGTCCTGGTGCACGACCCCGACGGGCGGCCCGTTCGGGTAGCCGAAGCGGTACTGGACCAGGACGTCTTCGACTGCCTTCAGGATGCCCTGACCAGTGCCGCCTCCCCGATCGGCCGACGCTCCACGACACCCAGGACCCCGCTCCTTGGCGTGATCAAGTGCGGAGGCTGCGGCAAGAACCTTCAGCTTCACACGTCCAGGAAACGACGTAGGGACGGGACGTACCGGGTTACCGAGAAGATCCGCTGCCTTTCCCGAATCGGCTCCCCCGCGTGCCCCGGCTATGTGTTCCTACCCGACGAGGAAATCGTCACCCCCGTCCTGCGTAAGCTGGTCGCGGCAGTCGGAGATGTGCCTGTCACTCGTCGCGTGTACGTCCAAAGCGCCCGTGCGATGGGAGATCCGGGGAATCCGTCGGTTGATGCCGATGGGGATCACTGGCAGTTCGTGCCGCTCGGCAGCACCTTCGCCGAGCGGTGGGAGGGTATGGAAATCACTGAGTTCGGTGAGGATCTGGTCCACGCCGGTGTCACGGTCAGATGCCACCCCCGAGAACGTGGCGGTCCTGTTCTGGAAATCCCTGAAGACTTCCGGGAGCGTCTTGCGAAATCTCTGCGATAG